The Pseudomonas extremaustralis genome contains a region encoding:
- a CDS encoding VOC family protein, giving the protein MGIQGRDRQIDNIEFNVVDIARSKAFYGSVFDWTFIDYGPTYSEFSDGRMTGGFTTGEPVRTGGPLIILYAQDLESTALRLKAAGATISREVFSFPGGRRFHFIDPDGYELAVWSDAP; this is encoded by the coding sequence ATGGGCATTCAAGGAAGAGACCGTCAGATCGACAATATCGAGTTCAATGTCGTCGATATCGCCCGAAGCAAGGCCTTTTACGGCAGTGTATTTGACTGGACGTTCATCGATTACGGCCCCACTTACAGTGAGTTCAGCGACGGTCGTATGACCGGTGGATTCACCACAGGCGAGCCGGTACGCACGGGCGGGCCGTTGATCATCCTCTATGCGCAAGACCTGGAGAGCACAGCGCTCAGGCTCAAGGCTGCGGGCGCGACGATCAGTCGTGAGGTTTTCTCGTTTCCCGGCGGGCGTCGGTTCCATTTCATCGACCCAGACGGTTATGAGCTCGCGGTGTGGTCGGACGCGCCATGA
- a CDS encoding 3-demethoxyubiquinol 3-hydroxylase gives MATVYSPDLLADGKDLGNRMMKVDHAGEHGAICIYSGQLFMARLFVPGMVEELKEFLSHERRHRSVFQAELQRRGYRRCRSYWLCGVGGLALGLITGLCGRKAIVATTVAVERVVLKHLAHQLHVLGDIDPHAVAAIDSIVAEEQHHHDHSAAQIDVSDPWFRTLTPMVTAWTEAVIWMGMRS, from the coding sequence ATGGCAACTGTGTATTCACCCGATCTCCTGGCTGATGGAAAAGACCTCGGCAACCGCATGATGAAGGTTGACCATGCCGGCGAGCATGGCGCGATTTGCATCTACAGCGGGCAGTTGTTTATGGCGCGGCTTTTCGTACCGGGCATGGTGGAGGAGCTCAAGGAGTTTCTCTCTCACGAGCGCCGTCATCGCTCCGTCTTTCAGGCAGAGCTGCAACGTCGCGGGTATCGCCGCTGCCGGAGTTACTGGTTGTGTGGCGTTGGTGGTCTGGCGCTGGGGCTGATCACCGGCCTCTGTGGTCGCAAGGCCATTGTGGCGACTACCGTTGCGGTTGAGCGTGTGGTGCTCAAGCACCTGGCCCATCAACTTCACGTATTGGGCGATATCGATCCGCATGCGGTGGCAGCCATTGATTCGATTGTGGCGGAGGAGCAGCACCACCATGACCACTCAGCCGCGCAGATCGATGTAAGCGACCCATGGTTCAGAACACTGACGCCGATGGTGACGGCGTGGACTGAAGCCGTGATCTGGATGGGCATGCGCTCTTGA